The Paenibacillus tianjinensis genome has a window encoding:
- a CDS encoding tyrosine-type recombinase/integrase, protein MDAATNNVVGLQVGSVWEDIQTFLGDHATKSKYTYDNYLNSLRKFFMWYRGKELNALTISDLEIRNADVLRFRNHLINDYDLENSTINNRIAAISSLYNFLEINSYNVNSKVVTLTNLVENENTAGKLYYQEAELMSELVLTQKKGIEKSALIEMAYVTSLRKGTLLNLSWNDIKKNPTLDYYEVTVIGKGNKRHTIAIKVELFNKLCEIKEQPYYKKFDAAKQNKIFNLSTRTIQDMMNELKKEIGIDPDRNIVFHSFRNVASYFGTLEELQQQLGHADINTTKKHYRHANTNLSNMISMRIGDKVDFSVFEALSKEQLIHLVSDLDIGTLLSLKKRAEVMNINTSH, encoded by the coding sequence ATGGACGCAGCAACAAATAATGTGGTCGGTTTACAAGTTGGATCGGTATGGGAGGATATTCAAACCTTTCTTGGAGATCATGCAACAAAGAGCAAATATACATACGATAATTACCTTAACTCATTGAGAAAGTTCTTCATGTGGTACAGAGGTAAAGAGCTTAATGCACTCACCATTTCAGATTTAGAAATTAGAAATGCTGATGTACTCCGTTTTAGGAATCACTTGATTAACGACTACGATCTCGAAAACAGCACCATCAACAATAGAATCGCTGCAATATCAAGTTTGTACAACTTTCTTGAGATCAACAGTTATAATGTCAATTCTAAAGTCGTAACACTAACTAACTTGGTTGAGAATGAGAATACTGCTGGTAAGCTCTATTATCAAGAAGCAGAGTTAATGAGTGAATTAGTGCTGACTCAAAAAAAGGGAATCGAAAAATCTGCTTTAATTGAAATGGCCTATGTCACCAGTTTAAGAAAAGGAACGCTATTAAATCTGTCCTGGAACGATATTAAGAAGAATCCGACATTAGATTACTATGAAGTAACTGTTATCGGTAAAGGAAATAAGCGTCATACGATAGCAATCAAGGTTGAATTGTTCAATAAACTATGTGAGATCAAGGAACAGCCTTATTATAAAAAGTTCGATGCTGCCAAACAGAATAAAATATTTAATCTAAGCACCAGAACGATTCAAGATATGATGAATGAGCTTAAAAAAGAAATCGGAATAGATCCAGATAGAAATATTGTATTTCACAGCTTTAGAAACGTGGCTTCCTATTTCGGTACACTCGAAGAATTGCAACAACAATTAGGTCATGCAGATATTAATACAACTAAGAAACATTACCGTCATGCGAATACAAATCTTTCTAATATGATTAGTATGCGGATAGGTGATAAAGTTGATTTCAGTGTATTTGAAGCGCTGAGTAAGGAACAATTAATACATTTGGTTAGTGATCTGGATATCGGAACGTTATTGAGTTTAAAGAAACGTGCTGAAGTTATGAATATAAATACTAGTCATTAA